A stretch of Hypomesus transpacificus isolate Combined female chromosome 7, fHypTra1, whole genome shotgun sequence DNA encodes these proteins:
- the shank3b gene encoding LOW QUALITY PROTEIN: SH3 and multiple ankyrin repeat domains protein 3 (The sequence of the model RefSeq protein was modified relative to this genomic sequence to represent the inferred CDS: deleted 1 base in 1 codon) codes for MPLSPAADAKHDPPDRPRTHAATNGNQLASTVARDDGADNLDDPPENSIVIRIGIPDLQQTKCLRLDPDAAVWSSKQLVLVTLTQSLVDVLNYGLFQPAFNGRAGKFLDEERLLKEYPLPPITPIPYLEFRYKRRVYTQSYVDDKQLAKLHTKANLKRFMEYVHQRNLEKVSRFLEKGLDPNFHDADTGECPLTLAVQLEACADLIKLLRSGGAHLDFRTRDGITALHRAVLCRNALALTTLLDLGASPDYKDSRGLTPLYHSSMVGGDPYCCELLLQDHAHIGSSDENGWQELHQACRHGNVQHLEHLLFYGADMSSQNASGNTALHLCALYNQDGCARVLLFRGANKDIKNYNNQTAFQVAIIAGNFDLAEIIKIHKTSDVVPFRESPSYTKRRRGGGPRAAGGSGLSSPRSLIRSASDNALESPASTSPGPSLHSLETTPSRPGADTHSLRRHTRRLSPSGKVQQEPSPPPLPPQPRKKRRLYSAVPGRTFIVTRSHTPQGTGEINLHRGERVKVLSIGEGGFWEGSVKGRTGWFPADCVEEVQMRQYDPRLETREDRTKRLFRHYTVGSYDNYSSYSDYVIEEKSAVLQKRDSEGFGFVLRGAKAETPIEEFAPTPAFPALQYLESVDLEGVAWRAGLRTGDFLIEVNGVDVVKVGHRQVVSLIRQGGSQLLMKVVSVSRKPDAHLLRKKAPPPPRRAPSTSLTLRSKSMTAELEEIDKLDDMLAGTQEVVMRTRPSEADFRAATVKQRPTSRRITQAEINSLFERQGMPVPAGLEKVTMQLPRGMSRTKSFGAPEDDRISALIGENRFPRSSSMTDSFIPPPPQTAPPPPPSPYYLESGPPPAFLPPPPPIRGAELARSSFKPGAEPRLHEACDSPTRSHAHAERQRKARSMIILQDSPSLLPPDPAPAPGPAPGPLTSHPVLERRRRGRPVENPYANVGQQAPPPSKPQRRKSPLLKQLQVEEGGGANPSRAELYQQQVLSERARIQATPPQGRRSSLFLSVEGAGSESSAPLLLTQSHSMDDLGELPPPIPVLSPSPSPQGSTFLHPLTGKPLDPASPLALALAARERALTARTPSPEPRHKRTTPPQTSPEPRHKHIAPSLFLDGHVERPETEGGATSPAAPSPERWRPSPLPLPISQVTISVTSEGQAPVHIEAQRQAERRRSLTVGSSEEEGGAYTVTLPPALLSSSDEETREELRRIGLVTPPPGFTASPPPTLSASLSLSPRRPQPGEVGGGGGGGGESAPDSGVEEGEDRSASDPHLDASISPGSTPAPSLPPLPSPDLHQPQPSPIPSPSPGGPPDPQGLKPRLRSPLGRGRSALRDPLLKQSSDSELLPSSGSSPGRPPRYLFQRRSKLWGGDSGERRPRQGSPEEGRPQAVGGQGLELASRLQLLSKDTHSLGEEPALLDPGRRSPVGGARCDQDNGDSKALFSSLGELNTISQRAYGTTFTVRPGSRYPVTRRSPSPSPSSERPEALGPGRGFAISPSHHHHHHHHTILKSSSLSLPSEPKEVRFVMRSASARTRSRSPSPSPHASPCPSPVLGGPLLALRPWRQRPLALWSKYDVGDWLESVGLAEHRARFQEHEIEGSHLPALTKEDYAELGVTRVGHRMNIERALRQLLES; via the exons TCGTCATCCGCATTGGAATCCCTGACCTGCAACAGACA aagTGTCTTCGGCTAGACCCAGATGCAGCAGTGTGGAGCAGTAAGCAGCTTGTCCTGGTGACTCTGACCCAGAGCCTAGTGGACGTACTGAATTACGGCCTCTTCCAGCCAGCCTTCAACGGACGCGCCGGAAAGTTCTTAGACGAGGAACGCCTGCTGAAGGAGTACCCCCTACCCCCAATAACCCCCATCCCCTACCTGGAG TTCCGTTACAAGAGGCGTGTCTACACTCAGAGTTATGTGGATGACAAGCAGCTAGCCAAGCTGCACACCAAG GCCAACCTGAAGAGGTTCATGGAGTACGTGCACCAGAGGAACCTGGAGAAGGTGTCCAGGTTCCTGGAGAAAGGTCTGGACCCCAACTTCCACGATGCAGACACTGGGG aGTGCCCTCTGACCCTGGCTGTTCAGCTGGAGGCGTGTGCTGACCTCATAAAGCTTCTGCGGAGCGGAGGAGCTCATCTGGACTTCAGGACCAGAGATGGCATCACCGCCCTGCACAGAGCTGTGCTTTGCAGGAATGCCCTGGCTCTcact accctaCTGGACCTGGGCGCGTCCCCGGACTACAAGGACAGCCGCGGTCTGACCCCGCTGTACCACAGCAGCATGGTGGGAGGAGATCCGTACTGCTGCGAACTGCTGCTGCAGGACCACGCTCACATCGGCAGCAGCGATGAGAACGGCTGGCAGGAGCtgcaccag GCGTGTCGTCATGGTAACGTGCAACACCTGGAGCACCTTCTGTTCTACGGAGCGGACATGAGCTCCCAGAATGCATCAGGAAACACAGCACTGCACCTGTGTGCTCTCTACAATCAg GATGGCTGTGCAAGGGTTCTACTGTTCCGTGGAGCCAACAAAGACATTAAAAACTACAACAACCAGACTGCCTTTCAG GTCGCCATCATAGCAGGGAACTTTGACTTGGCAGAGatcatcaagatccacaagacATCTGACGTTG TGCCTTTCAGGGAAAGCCCGTCCTACACAAAGCGCCGACGAGGAGGCGGACCCAGAGCTGCAGGGGGGAGTGGCCTGTCTTCTCCCCGCTCTCTGATTCGCTCAGCCAGTGACAATGCCCTGGAGAGCCCCGCCTCCAcgtcccctggcccctccctccATAGCCTGGAGACCACGCCCAGCCGCCCAGGAGccgacacacacagcctgcgcagacacacacgccgcctcag ccccaGTGGCAAGGTGCAGCAGgagcccagccccccccccctccccccccagccc cGGAAGAAGAGGAGGCTGTACAGCGCGGTGCCCGGACGCACCTTCATCGtgacgcgctcacacacaccccagggcACCGGGGAGATAAACCTGCACCGAGGGgagagggtcaaag tcctgAGTATAGGAGAAGGGGGGTTCTGGGAAGGGTCTGTGAAGGGCAGGACCGGATGGTTCCCTGCTGACTGTGTAGAGGAGGTCCAGATGAGACAGTATGACCCACGTCtag aGACCAGAGAGGACCGCACCAAGAGGCTGTTCAGACACTACACTGTAGGATCCTACGACAACTACAGCTCTTACAG CGACTATGTGATCGAGGAGAAGAGCGCTGTGCTGCAGAAGAGAGACAGCGAAGGGTTTGGCTTTGTTCTGCGAGGAGCTAAag ccgagACCCCCATCGAGGAGTTTGCCCCCACCCCTGCGTTCCCTGCCCTGCAGTACCTGGAGTCTGTTGACCTGGAGGGCGTGGCCTGGAGGGCAGGGCTTAGGACTGGGGACTTCCTGATTGAG GTGAACGGGGTGGATGTGGTGAAGGTGGGCCACAGACAGGTGGTGAGTCTAATCAGACAGGGGGGCAGTCAGCTGCTCATGAAGGTGGTGTCTGTCTCCCGCAAACCTGACGCACACCTGCTGCGCAAGAAAG ccccgccccctcccaggAGAGCTCCCAGCACCTCCCTGACGCTGCGCTCCAAGTCCATGACCGCCGAGCTGGAGGAGAtag ACAAGTTGGATGACATGCTGGCGGgcacacaggaagtggtcatGAGAACCCGCCCCTCTGAGGCGGACTTCCGGGCGGCCACAGTGAAGCAGCGTCCCACCAGCCGGCGGATCACCCAGGCAGAGATCAAC tccCTGTTTGAGAGGCAGGGCATGCCTGTGCCTGCAGGGTTGGAAAAGGTGACCATGCAGCTGCCCAGAGGCATGTCCAGGACCAAGTCTTTTG gcGCTCCAGAAGACGACAGGATCTCTGCTCTGATTGGAGAGAACCGGTTTCCGCGGAGCTCCTCCATGACGGACAGCTTCATcccgccccctccccagaccgcgccccctcctcccccctccccctactaCCTGGAGTCCGGCCCTCCCCCCGCATTTCTACCCCCTCCACCGCCCATCCGGGGGGCGGAGCTAGCCCGCTCCAGCTTCAAACCGGGGGCGGAGCCTAGGCTGCACGAGGCCTGTGATTCACCCACAAGGAGCCACGCCCATGCAGAGCGCCAGAGGAAGGCGCGGTCCATGATCATCCTCCAggactccccctccctgctgccccccgatcccgcccctgcccctggccccgcccctggcCCCCTAACCTCTCACCCCGTGTTGGAGCGCCGGAGGCGGGGCCGGCCGGTGGAGAACCCCTATGCCAACGTTGGCCAGCAAGCTCCGCCCCCCAGCAAGCCCCAACGCAGGAAGTCTCCACTGCTCAAACAGCTGCAG gtggaggaagggggaggagccaaTCCCAGCAGGGCGGAGCTATACCAGCAGCAGGTTCTCTCTGAGCGTGCTCGCATCCAGGCCACGCCCCCCCAGGGACGACGCTCCTCCCTTTTCCTGTCTGTGGAGGGGGCGGGATCAGAAtcctcagctcctctcctcctgacccAATCACATTCCATGGACGACCTGGGGGAGCTGCCTCCACCAATCCCGGTGctgtccccttccccctccccccagggctcCACCTTTCTGCACCCGCTGACGGGCAAGCCCCTCGACCCTGCCTCCCCGCTGGCATTGGCGTTAGCGGCGCGGGAACGAGCGCTCACTGCCCGCACACCGAGCCCAGAACCCCGTCACAAACGCACCACGCCCCCCCAGACCAGCCCCGAACCCCGGCACAAGCACATAGCCCCGTCCCTCTTCCTTGACGGGCATGTGGAGCGACCGGAGACGGAGGGCGGGGCCACCTCCCCCGCCGCCCCCTCCCCCGAGCGCTGGaggccctcccccctgcccctgcccatCAGTCAGGTGACCATCAGCGTGACCAGTGAGGGCCAGGCGCCTGTGCACATAGAGGCACAGCGTCAGGCGGAGAGGAGGCGGAGCCTAACGGTGGGGAGCTCAGAGGAAGAGGGCGGGGCCTACACCGTGACCCTGCCCCCTGCGCTGCTGTCGTCCAGTGACGAGGAGACAAGGGAGGAGCTTCGCAGGATTGGGCTGGTGACTCCGCCCCCAGGCTTCACTGcatccccgccccccaccctctctgcctccctcagcctgtctccaCGGCGACCCCAGCCTggcgaggtggggggagggggaggaggcggaggggagTCGGCCCCGGATtcgggggtggaggagggggaggacaggagtgCCAGCGACCCCCACCTGGACGCCTCCATCTCCCCTGGCAGCACCCccgcccccagcctccccccgtTGCCCTCCCCGGACCtacaccagccccagcccagccccatcccctcccccagccccgggGGGCCCCCGGACCCCCAGGGCCTGAAGCCCCGGCTGCGCTCCCCTCTGGGCCGGGGGCGCTCCGCCCTCAGGGACCCCCTCCTCAAGCAGTCCTCCGACAGCGAGCTGCTGCCCTCCAGCGGCTCCAGCCCCGGACGGCCGCCCCGCTACCTGTTCCAGCGGCGCTCCAAGCTGTGGGGGGGCGACTCGGGCGAGCGGCGGCCCAGGCAGGGCAGCCCGGAGGAGGGGAGGCCCCAGgctgtgggggggcaggggctggagctggctTCAAGGCTGCAACTGCTCAGTAAGGACACACACTcgctgggggaggagcctgcgCTGCTTGACCCTGGGAGGAGGTCGCCGGTGGGCGGGGCTAG ATGTGACCAGGACAATGGAGACAGTAAAGC gttGTTCAGCAGTTTGGGGGAGTTAAACACCATATCCCAGAGGGCCTATGGCACCACCTTCACTGTCAGACCAGGAAGTCGCTACCCGGTGACGCGgcgcagcccctccccctccccctcctctgagaGGCCGGAGGCCCTGGGGCCTGGGAGGGGTTTTGCGATaagcccctcccaccaccaccaccaccaccaccacaccatcCTGAAgtcctccagcctcagcctgcCCTCCGAACCAAAGGAGGTCCGCTTCGTGATGCGCAGCGCCAGCGCCCGCACACGCTCCcgttctccttccccctccccccatgcctccccctgcccctcccccgtcCTGGGGGGCCCCCTGCTGGCCCTGCGGCCGTGGCGCCAGCGCCCCCTGGCTCTGTGGAGTAAATACGACGTGGGGGACTGGCTGGAGAGCGTGGGGCTGGCGGAGCACCGGGCTCGCTTCCAGGAGCACGAGATCGAGGGCTCGCACCTCCCCGCCCTCACCAAGGAGGACTACGCTGAGCTGGGGGTCACACGTGTCGGCCACCGCATGAACATCGAGAGGGCGCTACGGCAGCTGCTCGAGAGCTGA